In Streptomyces chartreusis, the following proteins share a genomic window:
- a CDS encoding TetR/AcrR family transcriptional regulator encodes MARAARESARTSVWLEGKERRGGRGGQPSGLDRDRITEATVRLLDAEGLAKFSMRRLAAELNVTAMSVYWYVDTKDDLLELALDAAFGELDLPDAETDEDWREQLRTLARAYRGLLVRHPWLSPLIGTYVNIGPNSLAFSRLVQRIVRRTGLPAHGLVAAISAVFQFVYGFGTIEGHFIARSTAFGMTPDDYFHHAMSNVSQSPEAADIVQESAELMEARGGDTVEEMWERDFEFALDLLVAGIEAMVEKTGGERHP; translated from the coding sequence ATGGCCAGGGCAGCCCGGGAGTCCGCTCGGACCAGTGTGTGGCTGGAGGGCAAGGAGCGTCGCGGAGGGCGCGGTGGGCAGCCCTCCGGGCTCGACCGGGACCGGATCACCGAGGCGACCGTACGGCTGCTGGACGCCGAGGGGCTGGCGAAGTTCTCCATGCGCCGGCTTGCGGCCGAGCTGAACGTGACCGCGATGTCCGTCTACTGGTACGTCGACACCAAGGACGACCTCCTCGAACTCGCCCTCGACGCCGCCTTCGGTGAACTCGACCTGCCCGACGCCGAGACCGACGAGGACTGGCGGGAGCAACTGCGCACGCTGGCCCGCGCCTACCGCGGCCTGCTGGTGCGCCACCCGTGGCTGTCGCCGCTGATCGGCACGTACGTCAACATCGGCCCGAACAGCCTCGCCTTCTCCCGGCTGGTGCAGCGCATCGTCCGCAGGACCGGCCTGCCCGCGCACGGCCTGGTCGCCGCCATCTCCGCGGTCTTCCAGTTCGTGTACGGCTTCGGCACGATCGAGGGCCATTTCATCGCCCGCAGCACGGCGTTCGGCATGACCCCGGACGACTACTTCCACCACGCCATGAGCAACGTGTCGCAGTCCCCGGAGGCCGCCGACATCGTCCAGGAGTCCGCGGAACTCATGGAGGCCCGGGGCGGCGACACGGTCGAGGAAATGTGGGAACGCGACTTCGAGTTCGCCCTGGACCTCTTGGTGGCGGGCATCGAAGCGATGGTCGAAAAGACCGGCGGCGAGCGACACCCCTAG
- a CDS encoding MFS transporter — translation MTTSPQEQAPAQPQSEAPGGHPQRWLILGVLCLAVLTVVLDNTVLNVAIPSLTRELGAATSDIQWMINAYSLVQSGLLLTAGSAADRYGRKKMLAAGLALFGVGSLVAGLADSTGQLIAARAGMGVGGALLMTTVLAVAIQIFTPEEQPKAIGIWAAVNSLGFAAGPLLGGFMLNHFWWGAIFLINIPVAVLALVAVVVLVPESKNPHGDRPDLLGAVLSTIGMAALVYAIISGPEHGWTSGRVLLTATVAVVVLAAFAYWESRIPYPMIDMHFFRNRRFTGAVSGGVLITFGMGGSLFLLTQHMQFVLGYEPLEAGLRTAPLALMIVALNFTGVAAKWAARLGTPLAIGLGMAVMAGGLAAIATMASGGYAGTLLGLVLIGTGAAVASPAMSHAIMSAIPPEKAGVGGGINGTVAEFGTGLGVAVLGALLNSRFAALIPVAATSLPAALAAAGSAEEKAEITDAFSSGLETSLLVGALAVLLGGLVAGALLRRAERGDSA, via the coding sequence ATGACGACGTCCCCCCAGGAACAGGCCCCAGCCCAGCCGCAGTCCGAGGCCCCGGGCGGTCACCCGCAGCGCTGGCTGATCCTCGGTGTCCTCTGCCTCGCGGTGCTGACCGTGGTGCTCGACAACACCGTCCTGAACGTGGCCATCCCCTCACTCACCCGCGAACTGGGCGCGGCCACCTCCGACATCCAGTGGATGATCAATGCCTACTCGCTGGTGCAGTCGGGTCTGCTGCTCACGGCCGGCAGCGCGGCCGACCGCTACGGCCGCAAGAAGATGCTGGCCGCGGGCCTGGCCCTGTTCGGCGTGGGCTCGCTCGTGGCCGGCCTCGCCGACTCCACGGGCCAGCTGATCGCGGCGCGCGCCGGGATGGGCGTCGGCGGCGCGCTGCTGATGACCACGGTCCTCGCGGTGGCGATCCAGATCTTCACGCCGGAGGAGCAGCCGAAGGCGATCGGCATCTGGGCCGCGGTGAACTCGCTGGGCTTCGCGGCCGGACCGCTGCTCGGCGGCTTCATGCTGAACCACTTCTGGTGGGGCGCGATCTTCCTGATCAACATTCCGGTCGCGGTGCTCGCCCTGGTGGCCGTCGTGGTGCTCGTCCCCGAGTCGAAGAACCCCCATGGCGACCGCCCCGACCTGCTGGGCGCAGTGCTCTCCACGATCGGCATGGCGGCCCTGGTCTACGCGATCATCTCCGGGCCGGAGCACGGCTGGACGTCGGGCCGGGTCCTGCTGACGGCGACGGTGGCCGTCGTCGTACTGGCCGCCTTCGCGTACTGGGAGAGCCGGATCCCATACCCCATGATCGACATGCACTTCTTCCGGAACCGGCGGTTCACGGGTGCGGTCTCGGGCGGTGTGCTCATCACCTTCGGCATGGGCGGGTCGCTCTTCCTGCTCACCCAGCACATGCAGTTCGTGCTCGGCTACGAGCCGCTGGAGGCCGGGCTGCGAACGGCGCCGCTCGCCCTGATGATCGTGGCGCTGAACTTCACCGGTGTGGCGGCGAAGTGGGCGGCCCGGCTCGGCACCCCGCTCGCCATCGGCCTCGGCATGGCGGTGATGGCGGGGGGCCTGGCCGCCATCGCCACGATGGCCTCCGGCGGTTACGCCGGGACGCTGCTGGGGCTGGTGCTGATCGGCACGGGAGCGGCGGTGGCGAGTCCGGCGATGTCCCACGCGATCATGAGTGCGATTCCGCCGGAGAAGGCCGGGGTCGGCGGCGGGATCAACGGCACGGTGGCGGAGTTCGGCACCGGGCTGGGGGTCGCCGTGCTGGGGGCACTGCTCAACTCGCGGTTCGCGGCGCTGATTCCGGTGGCGGCGACGTCGCTGCCGGCGGCGCTGGCGGCTGCCGGGTCGGCCGAGGAGAAGGCCGAGATCACGGACGCGTTCTCCTCCGGGCTGGAGACCAGTCTGCTGGTGGGGGCGTTGGCTGTGCTGTTGGGGGGATTGGTCGCGGGCGCTTTGCTGCGGCGGGCTGAAAGGGGAGATTCCGCCTGA
- a CDS encoding sensor histidine kinase: MSGRRRPRTQKRRAGQPRTLRTRLVVASVVLIAVVCAVIGTVTTLALRSHLYEQLDGRLNEVAARASGSFRPPDQPDGGQAPDLEKKPKEVVLTDFVSKGPQPGGTIAAKVENGSITEAEAGDRTTDDNGVPQVTPESLSESATNALGSVEQDGKKHTIDIPGYGEYRVQYASGPNGTFYVAIPTEDVTGTLNTLVLIEASVTAAALVAAGIAGTVIVGVATRPLRRVAATATRVSELPLHTGEVNLKERVPESECDPHTEVGQVGAALNRMLNHVHGALHSRQQSEMRVRQFVADASHELRTPLASIRGYAELTRRGREDVGPDTKHALGRIESEAGRMTLLVEDLLLLARLDAGRPLQFEQTDLIPLVVDTISDARAAGMDHNWRLDLPDEPALVSADAARLQQVLVNLLGNARNHTPTGTTVTARVQRRGPWLCVDVEDNGQGIPPDLLPHVFERFARGDSARSRATGSTGLGLAIVQAVATAHGGAVTVDSMPGRTVFTVHLPALPVPPSPEMSWQQHSQVQHSVTTWVEQGA; the protein is encoded by the coding sequence ATGAGCGGGCGACGACGACCGCGTACGCAGAAGAGACGGGCGGGCCAGCCGCGCACCCTGCGGACGCGGCTCGTCGTCGCGTCGGTGGTGCTGATCGCCGTGGTGTGCGCGGTGATCGGCACGGTGACGACGCTTGCGTTGCGGTCGCATCTGTACGAGCAGTTGGACGGCCGGCTCAACGAGGTCGCGGCGCGGGCATCCGGCTCCTTCCGGCCGCCGGACCAGCCCGACGGCGGCCAGGCGCCCGACCTGGAGAAGAAGCCCAAGGAGGTCGTTCTCACCGACTTCGTCTCCAAGGGGCCGCAGCCGGGCGGCACCATCGCGGCCAAGGTCGAGAACGGTTCCATCACCGAGGCCGAGGCCGGTGACAGGACCACGGACGACAACGGCGTCCCCCAGGTGACCCCCGAGTCGCTCAGTGAGTCGGCGACGAATGCGCTCGGCTCCGTCGAGCAGGACGGCAAGAAGCACACGATCGACATCCCCGGCTACGGCGAGTACCGCGTCCAGTACGCGAGCGGCCCCAACGGCACGTTCTACGTCGCCATCCCCACCGAGGACGTGACCGGCACCCTCAACACCCTCGTCCTCATAGAAGCCAGCGTCACCGCCGCCGCCCTCGTGGCCGCCGGGATCGCCGGCACCGTGATCGTCGGTGTCGCCACGCGCCCCCTGCGCCGCGTCGCCGCCACCGCCACCCGTGTCTCCGAACTCCCCCTGCACACCGGCGAGGTGAACCTCAAGGAGCGGGTCCCCGAGTCGGAGTGCGATCCGCACACCGAGGTCGGCCAGGTCGGCGCCGCGCTCAACCGCATGCTGAACCACGTCCACGGCGCCCTGCACTCCCGCCAGCAGAGCGAGATGCGGGTGCGGCAGTTCGTGGCGGACGCCAGCCATGAGCTGCGCACACCCCTCGCGTCCATCCGCGGGTACGCCGAGCTGACCAGACGCGGCAGGGAGGACGTCGGCCCGGACACCAAACACGCCCTCGGCCGTATCGAGTCCGAGGCCGGCCGGATGACCCTCCTCGTCGAGGATCTCCTGCTGCTCGCCCGGCTCGACGCGGGCCGTCCCCTCCAGTTCGAGCAGACCGATCTGATCCCGCTCGTCGTGGACACCATCAGCGACGCCCGCGCCGCCGGCATGGACCACAACTGGCGTCTCGACCTGCCCGACGAGCCCGCGCTCGTGTCGGCGGACGCGGCCCGGCTGCAACAGGTCCTCGTCAACCTCCTCGGCAACGCCCGCAACCACACCCCGACCGGCACGACGGTCACAGCGCGTGTTCAACGGCGGGGTCCGTGGCTGTGCGTGGACGTCGAGGACAACGGCCAGGGCATCCCGCCGGATCTGCTGCCGCACGTCTTCGAACGGTTCGCGCGCGGCGACTCCGCGCGCTCCCGCGCCACCGGCTCCACGGGCCTCGGCCTGGCCATCGTGCAGGCCGTGGCCACCGCGCACGGCGGTGCCGTGACCGTCGACAGCATGCCCGGACGCACCGTCTTCACGGTGCATCTGCCGGCGCTGCCCGTGCCGCCGAGCCCGGAAATGAGCTGGCAACAGCACTCACAGGTACAACACAGCGTCACCACATGGGTGGAACAGGGCGCCTGA
- a CDS encoding ArnT family glycosyltransferase, which produces MTVHYDQTGYDRGASPDTWGPPPTPPTAPAPDAGEPKQPFVRRLWRGRPEDPRWARPAFLGLLLATLLLYLYNLSASGYANSFYSAAVQAGSESWKAFFFGSLDAANAITVDKPPASLWPMALSVRLFGLHSWAILLPEVLMGVGTVAVVYAAVRRRFGPAAGLISGAVLALTPVAALMFRFNNPDAMLALLMAVACYFVIRALEDGRTKWLMWAGAAIGFAFLAKTLQAFLILPPLALVYAVCAPVPVRKRIGQLAAGLAAIVVSGGWWVAIVELWPASSRPYIGGSQNNSFLELTFGYNGLGRLNGDETGSVGGGGGGGNGGGNWGETGWDRLFGSSIGGQISWLIPAALILLIAGLVATRGARRTSVTRGSFLVWGGALVTTMLVFSYMQGIFHEYYTVALAPYIAPLIGMGAALLWEKRDKAWASLTMAAAMTATAVWGYVLLNRSSDYLPWLKWVVLVGGLAAALGLIFASRLGRRLTLGVVGLGLVAALAGPAAYTLTTVNEGHTGSIVTAGPAVAGGRGGPGGGGGGMGGGPGGGGMPGQNQQGQQGQQGQNQQGGNGFPGGGFGGGMPGQQNGNGNTQGQNQQGGMPGGGRTGEGGMGGGGGAGGLLNGASVSDEAKALLEKNAEDYTWAAAAIGAQNAASYQLSTGDPVMAIGGFNGTDPSPTLAEFKKYVEDGRIHYFIGSGSGGGMGGSSSGSSSQISSWVQENFESVTVDGSTFYDLTQPKSDS; this is translated from the coding sequence ATGACCGTCCACTACGACCAGACCGGTTACGACAGAGGGGCGAGCCCCGACACCTGGGGCCCACCGCCCACGCCCCCCACCGCCCCGGCCCCCGACGCCGGTGAACCGAAGCAGCCTTTCGTACGGCGGCTGTGGCGCGGACGCCCCGAGGACCCGCGCTGGGCACGCCCGGCCTTCCTCGGCCTCCTGCTCGCGACCCTCCTGCTCTACCTCTACAACCTGAGCGCCTCCGGGTACGCCAACTCCTTCTACTCGGCGGCGGTCCAGGCCGGCAGCGAGTCCTGGAAGGCCTTCTTCTTCGGCTCGCTGGACGCGGCGAACGCCATCACCGTCGACAAGCCCCCGGCCTCCCTGTGGCCGATGGCCCTGTCGGTCCGCCTCTTCGGCCTGCACTCCTGGGCGATCCTGCTCCCCGAGGTCCTCATGGGCGTCGGCACGGTGGCCGTGGTGTACGCGGCCGTGCGCCGCCGGTTCGGCCCCGCGGCCGGTCTGATCTCGGGCGCGGTGCTCGCGCTCACCCCCGTCGCGGCGCTGATGTTCCGGTTCAACAACCCGGACGCGATGCTGGCCCTGCTGATGGCCGTGGCCTGCTACTTCGTCATCCGGGCCCTGGAGGACGGCCGTACGAAGTGGCTGATGTGGGCCGGAGCCGCGATCGGCTTCGCCTTCCTCGCCAAGACCCTCCAGGCCTTCCTGATCCTGCCGCCGCTCGCGCTCGTGTACGCGGTCTGCGCCCCGGTGCCGGTGAGGAAGCGGATCGGCCAGCTCGCCGCGGGCCTCGCCGCGATCGTCGTCTCCGGCGGCTGGTGGGTAGCGATCGTCGAACTGTGGCCCGCCTCCTCCCGCCCGTACATCGGCGGCTCGCAGAACAACTCCTTCCTCGAACTGACCTTCGGCTACAACGGCCTGGGCCGGCTCAACGGCGACGAGACCGGCAGCGTCGGCGGTGGCGGCGGAGGCGGCAACGGCGGCGGCAACTGGGGCGAGACCGGCTGGGACCGGCTGTTCGGCTCCTCCATCGGCGGCCAGATCTCCTGGCTGATCCCGGCCGCGCTGATCCTGCTGATCGCGGGCCTGGTGGCGACGCGGGGAGCACGCCGTACGTCGGTGACGCGGGGTTCGTTCCTGGTCTGGGGCGGCGCGCTGGTCACGACCATGCTGGTCTTCAGCTATATGCAGGGCATCTTCCACGAGTACTACACGGTGGCCCTCGCCCCCTACATCGCCCCGCTGATCGGCATGGGCGCGGCGCTGCTCTGGGAGAAGCGCGACAAGGCGTGGGCGTCGCTGACCATGGCGGCCGCGATGACGGCCACCGCGGTCTGGGGCTACGTCCTGCTCAACCGCTCCTCGGACTACCTGCCCTGGCTGAAGTGGGTCGTACTGGTCGGCGGTCTCGCGGCCGCCCTCGGCCTGATCTTCGCGAGCCGACTGGGGCGCCGACTGACCCTCGGCGTCGTGGGCCTGGGCCTCGTGGCCGCGCTGGCCGGCCCGGCCGCGTACACCCTCACCACGGTGAACGAGGGCCACACCGGCTCGATCGTCACCGCCGGTCCCGCGGTCGCGGGCGGCCGGGGCGGTCCCGGTGGCGGCGGAGGCGGCATGGGCGGCGGCCCCGGCGGGGGCGGCATGCCCGGCCAGAACCAGCAGGGCCAGCAGGGCCAGCAGGGGCAGAACCAGCAGGGCGGCAACGGCTTCCCCGGTGGCGGCTTCGGCGGCGGTATGCCGGGTCAGCAGAACGGCAACGGCAACACCCAGGGCCAGAACCAGCAGGGCGGCATGCCCGGCGGCGGCCGCACCGGCGAGGGCGGCATGGGCGGCGGTGGCGGCGCGGGCGGTCTGCTCAACGGCGCCAGCGTCAGCGACGAGGCCAAGGCCCTGCTGGAGAAGAACGCCGAAGACTACACCTGGGCGGCCGCGGCCATCGGCGCCCAGAACGCCGCGAGCTACCAGCTCTCCACCGGCGACCCGGTGATGGCGATCGGCGGCTTCAACGGCACCGACCCGTCCCCGACGCTGGCCGAGTTCAAGAAGTACGTGGAGGACGGCAGGATCCACTACTTCATCGGAAGTGGCAGCGGCGGCGGCATGGGCGGCAGTAGCAGCGGCTCCTCCTCGCAGATCAGCTCCTGGGTCCAGGAGAACTTCGAGTCGGTGACGGTCGACGGCAGCACCTTCTACGACCTGACGCAGCCGAAGAGCGACAGCTGA
- a CDS encoding PPOX class F420-dependent oxidoreductase, translating into MAPNIATNTRVSLEELLDFVRPRHRAVLLTRRADGSPQASPLTCGVDDSGRIVMSTYPERAKTRNAKRDERVSVLVISDEWNGPWVQVDGTAEVIDSPESVEPLVEYYRNIAGEHPDWDEYRAAMLKQGKSIIRVTPEKWGPVATGGFPARLVEGA; encoded by the coding sequence ATGGCACCGAACATCGCGACCAACACCCGCGTCTCGCTCGAAGAGTTGCTCGACTTCGTACGACCCCGGCATCGCGCCGTCCTGCTGACCCGGCGGGCGGACGGCAGCCCGCAGGCCTCTCCGCTGACCTGCGGGGTCGACGACTCGGGGCGGATCGTGATGTCCACGTATCCGGAGCGGGCCAAGACGCGGAACGCGAAGCGGGACGAGCGGGTCAGCGTCCTTGTGATCAGCGACGAGTGGAACGGGCCGTGGGTGCAGGTCGACGGGACCGCGGAGGTCATCGACTCGCCGGAGTCGGTGGAGCCGCTCGTGGAGTACTACCGGAACATCGCCGGGGAGCACCCCGACTGGGACGAGTACCGGGCGGCGATGCTGAAGCAGGGGAAGTCGATCATTCGGGTCACGCCGGAGAAGTGGGGGCCGGTGGCCACGGGTGGGTTTCCCGCGCGGCTGGTTGAGGGCGCCTAG
- a CDS encoding bifunctional glycosyltransferase family 2/GtrA family protein, translating into MRTDSSPGNLPAREHLPAGDAGTPVLDVVIPVYNEEKDLQPCVLRLHDHLKRTFPYAFRITIADNASTDTTPLVSRRLETELPEVRAFRLEQKGRGRALRTVWSASEAPILAYMDVDLSTDLNALLPLVAPLISGHSDLAIGSRLSRSSRVVRGAKREFISRSYNLILRGSLQARFSDAQCGFKAIRRDVAQVLLPLVEDTGWFFDTEMLVLAERAGLRIHEVPVDWVDDPDSTVHIVRTATDDLKGVWRVGRALATGSLPLDRLARPFGDDPRDREIKDVPNGLARQLVGFCVVGGLSTLFYLLLYSGFRVFAGSQIANALALLVSAIANTAANRRLTFGVRGRGGAVRHQAQGLVVFGIGLALTSGSLAALNAASSDPAHSTELAVLIAANLAATVLRFLLFRAWVFPDRRDDLDSTIVASHVPAPNPSSPTYSMAGQSPYGPLPQRPTGTPHPMYDTDRFRAGEAADGNWREATMQLQPVRPHDTESREYR; encoded by the coding sequence ATGCGAACCGACTCTTCTCCCGGCAACCTGCCGGCGCGGGAGCACCTCCCGGCCGGAGACGCCGGTACGCCTGTCCTGGACGTAGTGATCCCCGTCTACAACGAGGAGAAGGACCTCCAGCCGTGTGTGCTGAGACTGCATGACCACCTCAAGCGCACGTTCCCGTACGCGTTCCGCATCACGATCGCGGACAACGCGTCGACCGACACCACTCCCCTGGTGTCGCGGCGGCTGGAGACGGAGCTCCCGGAGGTCAGGGCGTTCCGGCTGGAGCAGAAGGGCCGCGGCCGGGCGCTGCGGACCGTCTGGTCCGCGTCGGAGGCCCCGATCCTCGCCTACATGGACGTGGACCTGTCCACCGACCTCAACGCCCTGCTGCCGCTGGTGGCGCCGCTGATCTCCGGTCACTCGGACCTGGCGATCGGCTCCCGGCTCAGCCGCAGCTCGCGCGTGGTGCGCGGCGCCAAGCGGGAGTTCATCAGCCGCAGTTACAACCTCATCCTGCGCGGCTCCCTCCAGGCCCGCTTCTCGGACGCCCAGTGCGGCTTCAAGGCGATCCGCCGCGATGTCGCGCAGGTGCTGCTGCCGCTGGTGGAGGACACCGGCTGGTTCTTCGACACCGAGATGCTGGTGCTCGCCGAGCGCGCGGGCCTGCGGATCCACGAGGTGCCGGTCGACTGGGTCGACGACCCGGACTCCACGGTCCACATCGTGAGGACGGCGACCGACGACCTCAAGGGCGTGTGGCGGGTGGGCAGGGCCCTGGCGACCGGCTCGCTGCCGCTGGACCGGCTCGCCCGGCCGTTCGGCGACGACCCGAGGGACCGCGAGATCAAGGACGTACCCAACGGCCTGGCCCGCCAGCTCGTCGGGTTCTGTGTCGTCGGCGGCCTGTCCACCCTGTTCTACCTGCTGCTCTACAGCGGCTTCCGCGTCTTCGCCGGCTCGCAGATCGCCAACGCGCTCGCGCTGCTGGTCTCCGCGATCGCCAACACGGCGGCCAACCGGCGCCTCACCTTCGGGGTGCGCGGCCGCGGCGGCGCCGTACGGCACCAGGCGCAGGGCCTGGTCGTCTTCGGCATCGGACTCGCCCTGACCAGCGGCTCGCTGGCCGCCCTGAACGCGGCCAGCAGCGACCCGGCGCACTCCACCGAACTCGCGGTCCTGATCGCCGCCAACCTCGCGGCGACGGTCCTGCGCTTCCTGCTCTTCCGGGCGTGGGTGTTCCCGGACCGGCGCGACGACCTCGACTCGACGATCGTCGCCTCGCACGTCCCCGCCCCCAACCCGTCCTCGCCGACCTACTCCATGGCAGGGCAGAGCCCCTACGGCCCGCTCCCGCAGCGCCCGACGGGCACACCGCACCCCATGTACGACACCGATCGGTTCCGCGCCGGTGAAGCCGCGGACGGCAATTGGCGGGAGGCCACCATGCAGTTGCAGCCGGTGCGCCCGCACGACACCGAGTCGAGGGAATACCGATGA
- a CDS encoding YceI family protein encodes MGLTARIRTRDGWAVSHAVVTVTDMTGTQVLRLEADAEGAVRDADPLAPGAHTVIVTAVGYAPAAASAIVTASGRAEVGTVTLARQGGTELPPPGPWTVDPAHSSVAAVAQHLGISSVHGRFTRFSGAIEIAPDDIAKSRVEAVIRADSIDTGNGMRDGHLKSPDFLDVEKYPEITYRSTGLTAAAGTDRWTVHGELTMHGVLRPVDLDLAYLGTGADPWGGTRAAFRATTELHRDDFAMNYNQVVQAGIAAIGTTLKVELDIQAVQGETLPQA; translated from the coding sequence ATGGGACTGACCGCGAGGATCCGTACCCGGGACGGGTGGGCCGTGTCGCACGCGGTCGTCACGGTGACGGACATGACCGGGACGCAGGTGCTGCGTCTGGAGGCGGACGCGGAGGGGGCCGTACGGGACGCGGATCCGCTGGCCCCTGGGGCGCACACCGTCATCGTCACCGCGGTCGGCTACGCGCCCGCCGCCGCGAGCGCGATCGTCACCGCGAGCGGCCGCGCCGAGGTCGGCACGGTGACCCTGGCCCGCCAGGGCGGCACGGAGCTGCCGCCGCCGGGACCGTGGACCGTCGACCCGGCGCACTCCAGCGTGGCCGCCGTGGCCCAGCACCTGGGCATCTCCAGCGTGCACGGCCGGTTCACGCGGTTCTCCGGCGCCATCGAGATCGCGCCGGACGACATCGCCAAGTCCCGTGTGGAGGCGGTCATCCGGGCCGACTCGATCGACACGGGCAACGGCATGCGCGACGGGCATCTGAAGTCGCCGGACTTCCTGGACGTCGAGAAGTACCCCGAGATCACCTACCGGTCGACGGGCCTGACGGCCGCCGCGGGCACCGACCGCTGGACCGTGCACGGCGAGCTGACCATGCACGGTGTCCTGCGGCCGGTCGACCTCGACCTCGCCTACCTCGGCACGGGCGCCGACCCGTGGGGCGGGACGCGGGCCGCGTTCCGCGCGACGACGGAACTGCACCGGGACGACTTCGCCATGAACTACAACCAGGTCGTGCAGGCGGGCATCGCCGCCATCGGCACGACGCTGAAGGTGGAGCTGGACATCCAGGCGGTGCAGGGGGAGACACTGCCGCAAGCGTGA